The genomic DNA CGGCCTTCGTGATCCTGGACGAGGCGCAGAACGCCACGCGGCAGCAGATGAAGATGTTTCTGACGCGTCTCGGGGCCAACAGCCGCGCCATCATCACGGGCGACGTGACGCAGACCGATCTGCCGAGCCTGGAGCAAAGCGGTCTGGTCCAGGCGCAGCACATCCTCGAGTCCGTGGAAGGCATCTCGTTCGTCCGCTTCGGCCGGCAGGACGTGTTGCGCCACCGGCTCGTCAAGGACATCATCGAGGCCTACGAAAAACACGCGGAGAGCGAACCGGCGCGGCCGGCGAACGGCCGGCACTGACGCCGGGCGTCAGTTCGGCCAGATCAGGATCCCGGGCTTGTCGATATCGCCCGTTTTTCCGTCGATCTGTACGCGGGCCAGGCCGCCCTCGAAGCTCCACGCGCGGTCGAAGCGCGGCTGGATGACGTATACGCCGTCGGTGCCGATGTAGCCCCATTTGTTGCCGTACCGCACGAGCGCGAACCCTTCGGAGAAGTCGTTCGCGAAGTCGAACTGCAACGGGATGGCGACTTCCCCCGATGTATCCAGATAACCCCACAGCCCTTCTTCGTAGATGCGCGAAAACCCTTCGGAGAAGCTGTAGACCTGCCCGAACGGCGCCGTGAACTGGATGGCGCCGGCCTTGTCGATGAACGCATAGCTTCCGTCGACATGCACGAGCCCGAGGCCCTCCGAAAACCCTTTCGCCGCGTCGAATTGTGGCTCGATCGCGTAGTTACCTTCCCGATCGACGTATCCCCAGCGCGAGCCGGTTTTCACGAAGACGATCTGCCGTTTCTCCTCGACCGGAGCCAGGCCCTCCGAGAAGGAAAGCGCGCTCTGGAAGCGAGGGACGATCTCTTCCTCGCCGTTCGCGGCCACAAAACCCCAGAGGGGCTTGCCCTTGCGTTTGCGTTTGATGGGGGCCAGGCCCTCCGAAAAATCGAGGTTGGCCTCATACGTCTGATCGGTCAGCCGCTTGCCGTCGGCGTCGATGAAGAACCACTTGCCGCGGCTGGAAACGCGCGCAAAGCCGCCGGAAAAGGGAAACACCTTTTCGTACATGGTCTCGACCACCACCTCGCCGCGCTCGTCGATAAAGCCCCAGAAGCCGCCGATCTGCACGGGCGCGCGGCCTTCGTCGAACTCGCTGGCGACATCGAAGCGCGGCTCGATCGCCACGCGGCCGGAAGCGTCGATGTAGCCGTACGCGTCATCGATTCGGGCCGGAAAAAGCTGCTGGGCGGAGGCATCCCGGGCGCAGACAGGTCCCAGGACCAGGCAAACCGCGATAAGGAGCCGGCGCATCGGGTACGCCGGACTAAACAAATTCCACTGCATGCGTTCGATGGTCCAATCTGAGTGGGTAAATAAAACACGCGCGGGCGCTGGTGGGCGACGCGTCGCGTGCCCCAATGTACCAACTCCCACACTAAAAAGCCTCGCCGGCCCGCCGACGCCGCTCAGCCGGCCGGCGGCGTGACGAAGACATTGTCGATCAGCCGGGTCGCGCCAAAGAAGACGGCGACCGCGACCAGGACGTCCACCCCGGCCTGGAGCCGTTCGACCGGCTGGAGCACCTCGGCATCGACGATTTCGGCGTATTGCACGCGGGCTCCGGGCACGGCCTCGAGGCGGTCGACCAGCGCCCGGCGCAGGGCCGCCGCGTCGCGCTCGCCGGCCTCGATGGCCGCGCGCGTGGCCGTCAGGGCCCGATACAACGCCGGCGCCTCGGCGCGCTGCGCGGGGGTGAGGTAGACGTTTCTGGAGGACGCGGCGAGGCCGTCGGGATCGCGGTAGGTCGGTACGCCAATGATTTCGACATCCACGTTGAGGTCGAAGAACATGCGCCGGATGATCACAAACTGCTGCGCGTCCTTGAGACCGAACACCGTAACGTGGGGTTTGCAGGCATTGACGAGCTTCGTGACCACGGTAGTGACGCCCCGAAAATGCCCGTCGCGGAAGGCGCCGCAGAGGTAGCGATCGAGCTGGTCCGTCAGCACCCAGGTGCGCTGACCGCGCTCGCGATCCGGATACATCGCGGATTCGTCCGGCAGAAACACCGTATCCACGCCGGCCTCGCGGAGCTTGCGCAGATCCTCGTCGACGGGGCGCGGGTAGCGGGCGAGGTCTTCGCCGGCGACGAACTGGGTGGGATTGACGAAGATCGATACCGTGACGTGGCCGGCGGCGTCGCGGGCGCGGGACACCAGCGCGAGATGGCCCTCGTGCAGGGCGCCCATCGTGGGCACCAGCGCCAGCCGCGTGCCCGCCGCGCGGAGCGCGTCGGCGCGGCGTTGCATCTCCGATACCGTTGTAATAACGTCCATGGAACTGAGTTCAGGGTTCGGTTGAGGGTCGGCCGGCGTTTTACCCGTTCTTCGCGGGGGACGCCCGCCGGCGTCAAACTTGTGCGCAGTCGCTGAGTATACGTCCGGCAATCACGAAAACACCATTCCGCCTCGATACGTCATGTCAGATTATCGCATTGAAAAAGACTCGCTCGGCGAGGTTCGCGTCCCATCCAACGCCCTCTACGGCGCGCAGACCCAACGCGCGGCCGAGAATTTTCCGATCAGCGGCCAGCGCTTCCCCAGACTGTTCATCGAGGCGGTGGGCCTCATCAAGCAGGCCGCGGCGCGCGCCAATAACGCCCTGGGGCTGCTGGACGCCGCCAAGACGGACGCCATCGTGGCCGCGGCCCAGCACGTGGTGGACGGCGACTACGACGACCAGTTCGTGCTCGACATCTTCCAGACGGGCAGCGGCACGTCGACGAACATGAACGCCAACGAGGTCATCGCCAACGTGGCCACCGAAAAGGTGGGCGGTGAGATGGGGAGCAAGGCCATCCACCCGAACGATCACGTCAACATGTCGCAATCGTCGAACGACGTGATCCCGACGGCCATGCACGTCTCCGCCCGGATCGCGCTGGAGCGCGAGCTGGTGCCGGCGTTGAAGCGGTTTCAGGCCGCGCTCACGGCGAAAGCTACCGCCTTCGACGACGTGTTAAAAAGCGGCCGCACGCATCTCATGGACGCGACGCCGGTCCGGCTCGGCCAGGAATTCGCGGGCTTCGCCTCGCAGATCCAGCACGGCATCCGCCGGCTCGAGTACGCATCCGGCGAGCTGGCCGAACTGGCGCTCGGCGGCACGG from Rhodothermales bacterium includes the following:
- a CDS encoding WG repeat-containing protein encodes the protein MQWNLFSPAYPMRRLLIAVCLVLGPVCARDASAQQLFPARIDDAYGYIDASGRVAIEPRFDVASEFDEGRAPVQIGGFWGFIDERGEVVVETMYEKVFPFSGGFARVSSRGKWFFIDADGKRLTDQTYEANLDFSEGLAPIKRKRKGKPLWGFVAANGEEEIVPRFQSALSFSEGLAPVEEKRQIVFVKTGSRWGYVDREGNYAIEPQFDAAKGFSEGLGLVHVDGSYAFIDKAGAIQFTAPFGQVYSFSEGFSRIYEEGLWGYLDTSGEVAIPLQFDFANDFSEGFALVRYGNKWGYIGTDGVYVIQPRFDRAWSFEGGLARVQIDGKTGDIDKPGILIWPN
- the panC gene encoding pantoate--beta-alanine ligase, with protein sequence MDVITTVSEMQRRADALRAAGTRLALVPTMGALHEGHLALVSRARDAAGHVTVSIFVNPTQFVAGEDLARYPRPVDEDLRKLREAGVDTVFLPDESAMYPDRERGQRTWVLTDQLDRYLCGAFRDGHFRGVTTVVTKLVNACKPHVTVFGLKDAQQFVIIRRMFFDLNVDVEIIGVPTYRDPDGLAASSRNVYLTPAQRAEAPALYRALTATRAAIEAGERDAAALRRALVDRLEAVPGARVQYAEIVDAEVLQPVERLQAGVDVLVAVAVFFGATRLIDNVFVTPPAG
- a CDS encoding lyase family protein; the protein is MSDYRIEKDSLGEVRVPSNALYGAQTQRAAENFPISGQRFPRLFIEAVGLIKQAAARANNALGLLDAAKTDAIVAAAQHVVDGDYDDQFVLDIFQTGSGTSTNMNANEVIANVATEKVGGEMGSKAIHPNDHVNMSQSSNDVIPTAMHVSARIALERELVPALKRFQAALTAKATAFDDVLKSGRTHLMDATPVRLGQEFAGFASQIQHGIRRLEYASGELAELALGGT